CTGACAATCTATCTGCCGTTGGCCAACTGATCTCTGATGAAGACCTCATTCTCTACATTCTTGGTGGCCTCGGTCATGACTATGAAGTCGTTGTCATTAACCTTACCTCTCGCCATGACCAACTTACCTTCCAAGAAGTTCAGTATATGCTTCAAAGTCAAGAAATGCGCCTGGATCAACTTAACACTCCTACCGAGCAGACTCTCCCAAGTGCCAACTTTGCTTCTCAATCAAGAAGGCCTCCAAACTTCACTGGCTCCTCATCTCAATCTTTCCCTGGCCGTGGTTTCTCCCATCGAGGCCATGGTCGTGGCCGAGGGGGTCGCGGAAATCGTGGTGTATGTCAAATTTGTACTCGTCCTGGCCATGTTGCCTCTAAATGCTACCACCGGTTTGATATCTCTTTTCAAGCTCCTGTTGGTTCCAACTCTGCATCTCCAAACCAGCAACACAAGCCTGGCCTCTTTTTCAATAACCACAATGCATCAAGTAATCATCAACAAGCCTTCCTTTCCTCAACTGATCACCTTGATGACAATACTTGGTATATAGATAGCGGAGCTACAAATCACATCACAGCAGATGCATCAAACTTGCAGCACAAATCGGAGCAAAAAGGTATAACTCATCTTATTATTGGAAATGGTCAATCTTTCTCCATCACCCAAACTGGTAATAGCAAAATCATTTTACCACATTCCTCAAATTCCTTGCATCTTAAACATATTCTGTGTGTTCCTCAAATCACCAAAAAAATTCTCTCTATTTCTCAACTAACAAGAGATAATCATGTCTTTGTTGAGTTTTATGCTAACTGTTGTTTTGTGAAGGATAACCACGGGGAAGGAGCTGCTTCGGGGAACACTTAACAATGGTTTATATCAGTTGCAGATTACACAGTTATTTTCCTCACATGCTTCATCCAAGTCATCCAGTTCACCTAATCTATGCCTGCCTTCCAGTTTTTCTGTTGTTTCCAAGTCTATCAAGTCTGTCAAATCCACCACTGTCCATGGTGGAGAGTCTTTACTTGCTGAATTAAAACCTGATGTTAGTGTGTGGCATCAGCGTCTTGGTCACCCTAATGCAAATGTAATGAAAATCATGTTAACTAATGAGAAGATTGCCTTTAAATCTGATATTCCTTTCTGTGATGCTTGTCATATAGGCAAATCAAAGCATAAACACTATGCAATTTCCCAAACCAGCATAAACAAGCCTTTAGAGTTAATACACTCGTATGTTTAGGGACCAGCCCCAATTCTCTCCAATGATGGATTTAGATACTATGTCCATTTCATTGATGATTTTAGTAATTTCACTTGGATTTTTCCACTAAAGTTAAAATCTAAAGTCAAGGATATCTTTATTGGGTTTCAAAAGTTTGTTGAAAGAAAGTTTGACACAAAAATTAAAACACTCCAATCCGACTGGGGTGGTGAATATAGAAGTCTTGCACCATTTCTTGAGTCTATAGGTGTCCATTTTCAACATCCTTGCCCGCACACTCACCCCCAAATTGGAAAATCAGAAAGGAAACATCGCCATATTGTAGAGATGGGTCTCACACTCCTATCTCAAGCCTCCTTACCACTGCACTTTTGGTGGGAATCCTTCAATACATCAACATTTCTAATTAATCATCTCTCCACTCCCACCTTAGCTCACAAATCTCCAACAGAAGTTCTCTTCTGAGTCAAACCCAACCTTCACTTTCTCAAAGTCTTTGGATGCGCATGTTTTCCTCATCTCAGGGCCTACAATAGACACAAATTTGATTTCAGGTATGCTAAATGTGTATTCCTAGGATATAGTCTTCACCATAAAGGCTACAAATGTCTACACCCCACTGGTCGCATTTATATTGCTCAAAGTGTCACCTTCAATGAGCATGACTTCCCTTTCTCAGCTGGTTTCAACATTCCTCAATCTAAAAGCCAATTTTCTCCCTCTCAGCATATTCAATGCAGCCAATGGTTACCCTCCTTTTACCCATACCAGCAAGAAGATGACTGTGTAAACACTGCACCAGCTGAAGACACCACCAGTTCAGTTGTCCCTGATACATCTCCATCTCCACGTGATTCATCTCAATCACCTCAAACTTCCAACATTCAGCATAGCTCCCCAAAGTCAGTTACCTCTTATCCATCCATACCTCTTGGCATTGATCTCCCATTTGATAGTGATACTCCTCCATCATCCATACTTGTTCCATCTCAAATTCCTACTCATCCTATGATCACTCACTCCAAAGATGGCATTTTTAAACCCAAGACTTATCTAGCCTCTCTTTTCACCAGCACCACATCTTCTCTCCTCACCACCACACCTGAAACAGTCACTGAAGCTCTTGCTATACCGGTTTGGAAAAATTCTATGGATGAAGAGTACTTTGCCTTGTTGAAAAATAAAACATGGGTGCTAGTGTCATTCCACAATCAGCTGAACATTGTTGAAAATAAATGGATTTTTCGGCTGAAATCCAATTCTAATGGAACCATTCGGCGTTATAAAGCACGCCTCAATGCCAAATGATTTCAACAACAGCTAGGTATTGACTTCTTTGAAACATTTAGTCCCGTGGTAAAACCATCCTCCATTCGTGTTGTTCTTACTTTGGCTGTCACTTACAATTGGGTTATACAACAAATTGATATCAATAATGCTTTCCTCAATGGCACTATTGATGAAGAAGTCTACATGTATCAACCAGTTGGGTATGTCAATCCTGACTATCCTAATCACATATGCAAGCTCAATCGTGCTCTCTACGGGCTTAAACAAGCTCCCCGTGCTTGGTTCGATCGCCTTCGCACAACTCTTCTCCAACTTGGATTTCTGTCTTGGATACATCCTTGTTCTTCTTCAATCAAGGTGATGCCCTCGTGTTTGTCCttgtttatgttgacgacatcctcCTCATTGGGAATAAATCTCAACAGGTCACctccatcatttctcaacttagTACCACTTTTGCTCTCAAAACTCTAGTCTCAGTTCATTACTTCCTTGGGTTTGAGACAACACGGAGGGCTAATGGTATTTATCTGTCACAAACCAAGTACACCATTGATCTTCTTAAACACACCAATATGCTTCATGCCAAACCATGCCCCACTCCAATCAATCAAAGCAATTCCTTACACCTCCAAGACAGTAAACCATTTGAGCACATCACACTTTACCGAAGCATAATAGGTGCCCTCCAATATCTCACCCTCAGTAGACCTGACATTGCCTTCACAGTCAAGAAACTCAACCAATTTCTACAAGCACCTACTCAGAATCATTGGCAAGCATGTAAGAAAATCTTACGGTATCTAGCAGGGACAGTTGGAGAAGGAATTAAATTCACCCCAGCTCAAAATCTCTCAATTGAAAGTTTCTGTGACTCGGATTGGGCCAACTCACTAGATGATCATAAATCAACATCTGGATATTGTGTCTATCTCAGCGGCAATCTCATAAATTGGAGTTCTCGAAAACAAAAACCAGTAGCTTGCTCAAGCACCGAAGTTGAATATAGAGCACTTGCCCAAGCCTACACCGAAATCATATGGCTGCAATCTCTACTCAAAGAAATTGGAACAGCCATACCACACCAGCCATCATTTGGTGTGACAATTCAGGAGCTAGACAATTGGCTTCCAACCCTGTTTTTCACTCAAGAACTAAGCATATCGAAATAGATGTCCATTTCATTAGAGAGAAAGTATCAAACAAAGAGGTTGAAGTCAGGTATGTTCCATCGAGTGAGCAAACAGCAGACATACTCACCAAATCTCTATCAATTGCAAGCTTCCATTATCTACAGAGCAAGTTGGCTGTAGTCCCTTCACCACAGCACAACTTGAGGGGGCATATTGAAACAGAGCAATCAGAGCAATCTGAAATTGCTCCACGATCGATTGAGGCTGCACAGGCTGAGGAGGCGCACGAGTGAAGGCTGTACCTCATGAACGTTATTCCAGCTGGTGAATCGTCCTTGAAGATTCCTCTCGTACACAAAATCAGGAATGTTGTACCATCAATTATGAGTTGTCCTATTCCTCCAATCAGGACCCTTGCATTGTAACCGTTTTGTGTATTTATTCCCCTGTTTCCTTATTGGTAATTGAGCCAATTGACTACAATTAATTAAAGGAGAAGTTTCAGTATTTTAACTACTACCAACTCGTATCACAAAAATTAGTGCATTGTAGTATTAAATTTAAAGTAGATCGTGAGGTAGTATATAGTTCTTATTATTAGCAAACCAAAACACGATCTATACAAGtgcagagtccaagaactttacttagctagttattcctaaggtttagatagagccaataggattatgacacgtGTCATATgcatggattttataagtttaatctatagtttaagaatattaattataacataaggtttgattaatattgctggttattaatatgataattattataacataaggtttagatagagccaataagaatatgacacttgtcatgagcatagttattcctaaggtttatatagagtcaataggattatgacacttgtcatatgcatggttattaaggaattattatttcaatgataaaataagggaaatataagacttagtcttcaccagaatatgttaggagcatgacatttttcataattttatttatttgtggattaggttagataattaaatagatttttcgtaactttagggtattgtaacgtctgacctatttttgacctagttatgttatgaatttcgaaaaatagtatttctataaagttgtagataatttaattagctttctaacggtataaagagagtatAAATCAGAGTCCTGtaactccagatatgttgattttactgtaggttagtttagagttacgagatttagggagttagaagttaggattctatttgatttttttttttttttttttaaaatcaagctTTGTTGAaaaagtcctaagcctttggctgaaggatattcaaatattttcaattaaattcattatttttattcaaccaaaaagaagatttttattattgccaaaaaaaaaaaaagatttttattcctagaactctataaataggacctagcaccaagccttttcattcattcttcaagccttgatcagagccttctaggtgctagtgagactatagagtgataaacacttgggttggggttataagctttgtcattctaagcttattagacacttgggaagtaaggttcatagagtgtatttcggtttcgaggtgtagttcggtcatagcaatttcaaaggtattcctattcttagttccttttctgtattgttcttatagttttttctactcaaatcctaactcgtattctctattcttggttaggcatctaagatcttgaacataagattcttattggagtgttccaaagtcccgatcttattctcatatcccggttttttgtaaggaaaataggatagatcttgtatgtttgtatgatttattatgtttatgttatgatatgtttatgctataatatgtatatgtataatatgttttgtagtccttgggcatatgacttgtttagataacaagccccaagattatgtttttagtcgcttgggcatatgagttccttagatagcaagccccaagattagtttatcattttcatggtttagagttatggtttaccctacctcagatattagacaagggacctagatgggttattatatactaccatgtgatctaacctacctcagatattagacaggggacctagatggtttatcgcatgccatgttaatgagttaatggccattaatattgtattcctatatggtatatgttttatagtgtatgcttatgatatatggtatatgttttatagtttatgtttatgatgaagttttatgcttatgatatatgatgtatgtttttagtaggttttccttgctggcattagactcattcctttatttttagtgtgatgcaggaaaatgaatatggaaggcggaaggattcttggtagcttggcttgtgtgttgaggatggatggaatgtgtggactgcatgtcgatcgaggatgaagttatttatttttagtcttttaaatcatgttttttccgcatttagttttgtaaataattttctttagtttaaaattatgttttatgttttaaacaatgggtacctatgccatattttctattattatgtatttgatacaatatttaaaGATTTAATAAcgttagttatattatttcttatgtatctttcccaaaatagtagttatgtatagtagatctaatggtccaaggtcctAGAATAGTTGTGTCATTACAGTTGGTCACTACAACAATattgagtatatattacattaaagaatagcatattTTTAAAAGTGCTATTATTAATGGGATTAAAAAACACATAACTGATGAATAGTGGGgattacattaaagaatagcatattTTAGGCGGCAAATGAAACACTTTTTGCCGCCTGAAATTGACAAAAGAGAACAGCAAATTGACAAAGGAGAACAGCGTGCCTCTCCCTCTCTCAAATCCCTAATCTCTACCAGTGCCTCTCCCTCTCTCAAATCCCTAATCTCTACCAGCGTGGAGTAATCTCTACCAGTCTTTCTCTCATTACATTCAGTCTCAGTGCATTCATTCTCAAATCCCTAATCCCTAATCCCTAATCTCTCAGTGCATTCAGTCTTTCTCTCATTCGCTCTCCCTTGCTCTTTCTCTCATTTGCTCTCTCACATTCTCTCGGCTTTCTAGCCCTCGCGTCGTTGAACCACACCACAACCACACCCCTGCTGAAGCCTCCCTCACGCCGGTACTCACGCAACTGAAGCACACCACGACCACGACCACGCCCGTGCTGTAGTCGTTGAGTCTCTCGTCCCCCCCTCTCTGTTTATCTCTCCCGCTGGCTTTGAGCAAGAACTGGAGACCTCCGTTTGTCTCTGTGAggtataatttgttttttttttcagatttcaatttaatatcaaaaaaccattttgaatattatcaatatatatatatgcttgtgTTGGAATAATTTTTTCGATTGgcatttggaatttgatgtgATTTTATGCATAGATTATATATTTATCGAGTATTCACAATCCAGATTGATGTTTTGATACAATGATTCACAAATTTGCAGGCCCTTCCAATTTACTTGGATAAAATGTTCAATCAATATGTGGCCTATAATTCTCTCTGTGACTTTTGTTCTATTTTTTGGAgaggtattttatttttgttccatTAACTTTCATGCTTGGTTTAACAGTAAAGTGTTAATATTTTTGTTGGCTTATTATGATGGAAACTTGATATTCATTTTTCTAAATTAGGTTATCCCACAAGCTATATGCACTAGATATGGACTTGCAGTAGGTTCCAACTTTGTTTGGCTTGTTCGGATTTTGATGATAATTTGCTACCCAATTTCATACCCAATTGGAAAGGTACAATCTCCAATGGAAAGTTGATGTTTAAACATTTAAATGTGAACTTGGAATTTGCATTTATCAACCCTCTAATCTATACTATTTTAAACTGGTGTTTTAGTCAttaaatttaagtattttttcagtgattaaaaataaattataaatgtaAAGCAAAACTGTGGAATCTGGTTGCAAAATGATGGATTCTTAATGATATCAGATTATAAGGGATTTATATCTATTTTTTGACTTGAGATATACACAATGCAGATTTTGGATTGGGTATTAGGACATAATGAAGCTTTATTTAGGCGAGCTCAGTTAAAAGTCCTTGTCTCCATCACAGCCAAGAGGTAAAGTAAAGCTGTTGAGGATAATTAATATGCTCTTTAACTTAAGGAATAGCTTTACAAGTTGAAAATACGAATTATTGCTATCATCTACCACAGATATATCTTGGCATTAGTTCTGATTTCCTTATCTTGTCATAATAGGCCGGCAAGGGTGGTGAGCTTACACATGACGAGACAACAATTATAAGTGGGGCACTAGATTTAACTGAGAAGGTAAGGTCTTAACAGAAATATCATTATTCCTTACATTCATTTCCTTCTAAGTTGCATGTATGCCAGTGATAGTATTATATCCAACTATTATATGAGGTGGACGTAAATCCTGGTGAATATGAAAGTTTATTTTACTTCTTctgcttctctctctctctgagtCTTTAGAACTATACCAAAGAGGctaaaacttattttttttaattgtaatttcaTTTTGAAGtatagctatttgaaactctgtgCTCATGCtaaatctttctctctctcgagcTCGCTTATTCAATATTCTGTTTTAAAGTTGTTTGGATTTTTTTACTTTACTCCCCAGTCATCTTATCTTTTGGTTTAAAGAGCATTCTGAAACTTTTCTTGTCATTATAGTTTCATTTTGATGTATAATGATTTCACTCTTTATGCTCATACTGAAATTGTAACTTGAATATGATAGTAAGCTTGCAATAATGTGTCATGATTAGAAAATCAGCATCTTCCTttctttctattattaattttttttttaaatcttaaaaaacaGACAACTGAGGAGGCTATGACACCCATTGAATCAACCTTTTCCTTAGACGTCAATTCAAAGTTGGACTGGTGAGTTTTGGTCATGAATTCATTGTTCTTTCTTTCTGTCAATTGGATTTTACTGGTTTTCACAATTTTTGCTTACATGCTGTTTTTAGCTGATTTTCAAAGATTCAGTCACTCGACCTTagaaactatttttttataaaagaagaaaatatagaaagttttgttgttgttgtagtGATAGATTGTGATATCAGTCCTAGGCTCCTAGCATATCATCTTAGGAACACTATCCCAATTAGTTGCTGGCTTGTCAATAGTTCTGTCACCTTTTTACACAAAGTTTCACTGAGGATAGTTtgtacattttatttttattttcgcaTACAGTGCTCTGGCATATCATAATGGCGTGACCCATGTTTTACTGAAACATGTCTTATGCTGCAATTGAAATGTTAGGAATGTTTGAATCACATGACAGCTCAATGTGTTTTCTTGTCGTACAGTTATTTTCTGTTTTCTTAGCAGAAGTTTGTTGcagaaaaaatttatatttttttactgTATTTCTCATTTTTCTCCTCCTTTTATTCAATAACACAGGGAGGCTATGGGAAAAGTTCTTGCTCGGGGGCATAGTCGAGTTCCTGTCTATTATGGGAAAAGTTATTTgctaaatcaatttttttttttaaaaaaaaaatctagacaTGGCTATATATCTCATTGCCATCTCACTGGTTATACGATCACAGAGAAAACTGGCTCTGGTTCAAAGATGTCAACTTTGAATGATCATCCCCCACTCTGCTTTGTTACTAAGTGCCGCTAATAGAATTATCATTCAACTAGCATTAAATTGTTAATTAAATCATGAAGATCTCACTCACTATATCATGATTAAAAATTCAGGGAGTCGGGGAACCCTTTTGTGGAGCAAGCAGTGCAGTACTTTGTGGCAGCTGCATATGCTACAGCTGACAAGGACAGGAAGGAAGTGTTACAAAAACTACTACTGCAAGGTAATTTTTACTTTCTTACCCCCCCCATAGCTTACCTTTATACCAACTGGAAGGTTATGAGAACACCAAGATTCTGATATTTCATCTTGATTTTTCATGAAGGTCTTGATATCACCATTTTAGGTAGCAatgacttttattcatatcggaaTCACGTAATTACCTTTTCAGTGTTCTATATATTACATGGTTTTCTTCCTGTCAGTGCTTGGTATGGTTAATGAACATGTTTTCTTGATATTGTCAAATCCATAATTTACAAAATCATCGGATATAACCTTTGAGCACATTTCAACATGCTGCTAAAATTTATTAGGGTGCTTtttctctaaattattttatgaatctAATTGAAGATGTTAATGAGGCTTGTTGGTTGTAGATTGAAGCACGTGGACTCCCTTTGTTGCCTGAATCATTGGCTGCTCTTCCTCCTTTTGCATCAATTACTTTCAATTCTGGGGAATCCAGCGGAGAAAATAGCAAGCCAGAAGTTGCAAAAACTGGATTGGGTTCATCTGCTGCTATGACATCTTCGGTGGTTGCTGCTTTGCTTCATTACCTGGGAGTTGTTGATCTTGCTCACGTGAAGGGCACTGCAGATCTGGATGTGGTGCATATTATAGCTCAAACTGCTCATTGCATTGCACAGGGGAAAGTTGGCAGTGGATTTGATGTTAGCTCTGCAGTTTATGGTAGCCATCGTTATGTCCGTTTTTCACCAGAAGTAATCTCTTCTACTCAGGTCTTTATCTTGTCTCCTCTTTCCACAAACAAACCTGTTGCTGCTCGTTAATTTCATAAGGGAATATGTCattgttacaaattttttgttctaACAAACATTTATATGAAAAGATACAGAATTTAAAATGCAATTTCATCCTTTTAGAATAACAAACATCACATGTAAATTTCTAGTTCTTATATTGCAGGTTGCCATAAAAGGTGCTCCCCTGGGAGAAGTGGTTATCGAAATTTTAAAAGGAAAATGGGACCATGAGAGGACAAAGCTATCCTTGCCACCATTAATGAATCTTGTAAGCATGCGTTTTATACTATCCACTTGTTGCTATTTGAGGTGTATTTAatctattaatattaattttcagTTTGCCCATGATGATGTACTACTTTTTTAACTCTCTAAATCAGTCTTATTAGTTGGAACCGTTACTCATGTTTATCTAATTGATTGCTGTAAATGGATTTTGGTTTCATTTTGGATCCTGTGATTTTGGTTTATAGCATTGATGTGCACCTTTGAAAGCTTTTTGCTAAAAATAGATGCAGCTCTTGTGAGTCTTGTCCCTTAAGTGATTGGTGCTTTTACAGTTACTTGGAGAACCAGGAACTGGAGGATCATCTACACCATCAATGGTAGGTGCTGTTAAAAAATGGCAGAAGTCTAACCCCGAAAAATCACAGGAAACATGGACAAAGTTGTCAGAGGCTAATTCTGCACTTGAAACACAGTTAAATACATTATGTAAATTAGCAGAAGAACACTGAgatgaatataagaaactaattAACAGCTGCGGCTCACTTAAACCTGAAAAGGTATGAATCGAGCtgctcttttttcttttcttgtctttttttttatttgaaacagAACTGAAAATATTGATAGAAATCAATTTTATAGCTGAAATTCCcactggcttaaacttttctgGGGAAATCATTTGGATGTGTGTTTTAGTTTTGATTGTGGTACTTGTATTCTGCCTTTACCTTGACCATCTTTATCGGCTTTAATGTTATTCTGAACGTCTGCAAATAAATATTTGGTTTTCTTGATGATCTTTATTCTAATTCCATTTGTTTATGCTACCAGGATTTTTAGGATGATCTTTATTCTTGATGATCTGAGTAATTTTTAGGATGTTCTAGATGTCTACAGTTTACTAGGCTTTGAAAGTGCTTATAAATGAATGATTGTTTGTAGGGTCTACTTTTGTTTACAAAAAGtaactttttttctttggttgtctTTCCAAATATAAATTCCCATTATGACATTGCATATTATATAAAGGCAGATGCATAGAACTTTTAAAGAGCAGTCACTATGAATTAAGTGTGGTGCGATTATTATTTGGTTGTTATGCTAGTCACTTGTCCCTCCTTAGTGACTCTCATTGTCTATTTTGCCATTTCTGTcctattttttcttaagttttcttagttctttctGCACTGATGTTGTTCTATTTTGATGTATTTATTTCATGTATaggtattatatatatacaaggaTATATGTACATCTGTTTGTGTCTCCAGATTTAGTTCTTTCCCTCTCACCCAcgatctcattctctctctttctttctctgttgTTGCAGATGTTAGCATGGAGGTGGGACTGTGGGGATGGTGTTGTAACAGCGGGGACTTCAATGCGACTAGGGTACTGTTGCCGTGAAGAAAATGGTTTATTTTGATTACATCCCCACTTATCAAAAAGGGTAATGACGATTTTTTATTCTTAGGCATCAtctttgattattttttataataattattatatattaaaataactcatgagtttgaagaaaaataatacagtTTTGGTTTTTTCTTCTGTTTATCTGGATTTATGGCTTGATAGAGATGATAATGGGTTTTAAGTCTCAAATACAGTAGTTTTAAGGAAAAACTGAAGTTTAGGTTTATATTTTTGCAttgaatagtatttttatttttttctatgaagtttcaggaaagataaatacaacatttaaatttgt
The Humulus lupulus chromosome 6, drHumLupu1.1, whole genome shotgun sequence DNA segment above includes these coding regions:
- the LOC133784607 gene encoding uncharacterized mitochondrial protein AtMg00810-like; translation: MALLMKKSTCINQLGDALVFVLVYVDDILLIGNKSQQVTSIISQLSTTFALKTLVSVHYFLGFETTRRANGIYLSQTKYTIDLLKHTNMLHAKPCPTPINQSNSLHLQDSKPFEHITLYRSIIGALQYLTLSRPDIAFTVKKLNQFLQAPTQNHWQACKKILRYLAGTVGEGIKFTPAQNLSIESFCDSDWANSLDDHKSTSGYCVYLSGNLINWSSRKQKPVACSSTEVEYRALAQAYTEIIWLQSLLKEIGTAIPHQPSFGVTIQELDNWLPTLEKVSNKEVEVRYVPSSEQTADILTKSLSIASFHYLQSKLAVVPSPQHNLRGHIETEQSEQSEIAPRSIEAAQAEEAHE